The Arachis duranensis cultivar V14167 chromosome 2, aradu.V14167.gnm2.J7QH, whole genome shotgun sequence genome has a window encoding:
- the LOC107474817 gene encoding uncharacterized protein LOC107474817: protein MLKGGPRGLSDHCLLILEDTRLSAGPRPFRSLDSWFTHEGFLRMEKEECRFLCEGEFTNKLKALTVPLRRWHKDKFGDLDNRIKRFKEEIRKIDDMVSTGSYDRTVEARRKALVTCCAKWYARKEVHWKQMSRSQHAKDMDKNTRYFHNLASARKQNNRIDSLVINGRLVRNQSRIKVAITGFYKDLYRQGSAPMIGIHDGLVK from the coding sequence ATGTTGAAAGGGGGGCCTAGAGGTCTATCAGATCATTGCTTGTTGATTTTGGAAGATACAAGACTTAGTGCAGGTCCAAGACCATTTCGAAGCCTGGATTCCTGGTTTACACATGAAGGATTTCTGAGGATGGAAAAGGAAGAGTGTAGGTTTTTGTGTGAAGGTGAGTTCACTAATAAACTGAAGGCCTTAACGGTACCACTAAGGAGATGGCATAAGGATAAGTTTGGGGACCTGGACAACAGGATAAAGAGGTTTAAGGAAGAGATTAGGAAGATTGATGACATGGTTAGTACTGGTAGTTATGACAGAACAGTGGAGGCTAGACGGAAGGCTCTTGTGACTTGTTGTGCAAAATGGTATGCCAGAAAAGAGGTTCATTGGAAGCAGATGTCCAGATCTCAACATGCTAAAGATATGGACAAGAACACTAGATACTTCCATAACCTGGCGTCAGCTAGAAAGCAGAACAATAGAATCGACTCTCTTGTAATTAATGGCAGATTGGTGAGAAACCAGTCCAGAATAAAGGTTGCAATTACAGGATTTTATAAAGATCTATATCGGCAGGGATCTGCTCCTATGATTGGGATTCATGATGGGTTGGTAAAATGA